From the Lolium rigidum isolate FL_2022 chromosome 2, APGP_CSIRO_Lrig_0.1, whole genome shotgun sequence genome, one window contains:
- the LOC124688038 gene encoding uncharacterized protein LOC124688038 has protein sequence MEFEAAAAQAPRRDARKLVRCPRLQLDAKTVTAVEQSTGTSIADPAPVAAVPGGGAMRVKVVLSKQQLKQVAAAVAAGGAFALPPALEQLVTALKRQHAKKQAAAAAEVAAAARARRQGRWSPALHSIPEDIFS, from the coding sequence ATGGAGTTCGAGGCTGCCGCCGCGCAGGCGCCGAGGAGGGACGCGAGGAAGCTGGTGAGGTGCCCGAGGCTGCAGCTGGACGCCAAGACGGTCACGGCCGTCGAACAGTCCACCGGCACGTCCATCGCAGACCCGGCGCCGGTCGCCGCCGTCCCGGGCGGCGGCGCGATGCGCGTCAAGGTCGTGCTGAGCAAGCAGCAGCTCAAGCAGgtggccgcggccgtcgccgccggcggagccttcgcgCTGCCGCCCGCGCTGGAGCAGCTCGTGACTGCCCTCAAGCGGCAGCACGCGAAgaagcaggcggcggcggcggccgaggtgGCTGCTGCCGCGAGAGCGAGACGCCAGGGGCGGTGGTCGCCGGCGTTGCATAGCATCCCGGAGGATATCTTCAGCTAG